The following are from one region of the Mycobacteriales bacterium genome:
- a CDS encoding class I SAM-dependent methyltransferase, whose translation MSDPVLDPSILAFYRDRYDEDVRLTRSRHGQLEFRRTEELLRGTMPPAPADVLDIGGGTGVHASWLAAAGYRVRLVDPVPAHVERAGRLAGVTATVGDARALDVADDSADVALLLGPLYHLVRRDDRHQALSEAARVVRPGGLVVVAAISRFAALLELAGLGRITSDPALGDLAELIDTGINHDDPNGFTTGYFHRAEELAAELAAARLDDPVVVGIEGPAAPALDNAPDDRADDVMESAIRCARLVQSEPALMAASPHLLGVARVPLVASGG comes from the coding sequence ATGTCCGACCCGGTGCTCGACCCGTCGATCCTCGCCTTCTATCGAGACCGGTACGACGAGGACGTGCGGCTGACCCGCTCCCGGCATGGTCAGCTGGAGTTCCGGCGGACAGAGGAACTGCTCCGCGGCACCATGCCGCCGGCGCCCGCGGACGTGCTCGACATCGGCGGCGGCACCGGGGTGCACGCGAGCTGGCTCGCCGCTGCCGGTTACCGGGTCCGGTTGGTCGACCCGGTGCCCGCGCATGTGGAGCGGGCCGGCCGGCTCGCCGGTGTCACCGCGACCGTCGGCGATGCGCGCGCGCTCGACGTTGCCGACGACAGCGCGGACGTCGCGCTGCTGCTCGGTCCGCTCTACCACCTCGTGCGCCGCGACGACCGCCACCAGGCCCTGTCCGAGGCGGCCCGCGTCGTCCGCCCGGGCGGGCTGGTCGTCGTCGCGGCCATCAGCCGCTTCGCGGCGCTGCTCGAGCTCGCCGGACTCGGCCGGATCACGAGCGACCCCGCGCTCGGCGATCTCGCCGAGCTGATCGACACCGGGATCAACCACGACGACCCGAACGGGTTCACGACCGGCTACTTCCACCGCGCGGAGGAGCTTGCGGCCGAACTCGCCGCCGCGCGACTGGACGATCCGGTGGTGGTGGGCATCGAGGGACCGGCCGCTCCCGCGCTGGACAACGCGCCCGACGATCGGGCCGATGACGTCATGGAGTCCGCGATCCGGTGCGCGCGGCTGGTTCAGTCCGAACCTGCGCTCATGGCGGCGAGCCCGCACCTGCTCGGCGTGGCCCGGGTGCCTCTGGTGGCGTCCGGCGGCTGA